A genomic region of Calditrichota bacterium contains the following coding sequences:
- a CDS encoding T9SS type A sorting domain-containing protein, translating to MLLDLDNDPTTGWDSYWYEAHYTPLGYYHSQGVPNTDNVGAECYLQLGLKENWSPPKEDGAVKEISYYAEDVHEKDYHMGTGNGYDMFGFHPGELDTLETKRFDGYMHEVEVGDDPASLHWAAHAWGYDFLEYGVSLDEFRKYWEKQGKDYMKPGDVIGVAGFIETPMDHWATEMTPRGEITLGTSAVSEKAGSKMPTRFVLKDNYPNPFNPETRIEYSVPKQATVTLEVYNTIGQKVRTLVNQTVQAGNHVVTWNGRDDAGRMVSSGVYFYKLHSGSTQITKRMTFLQ from the coding sequence ATGCTGTTGGATCTGGACAACGACCCAACCACCGGCTGGGATTCCTACTGGTACGAGGCGCACTACACGCCGCTGGGATATTATCATAGCCAGGGCGTTCCGAATACGGATAATGTGGGTGCCGAATGTTACCTGCAGTTGGGTTTAAAAGAAAACTGGTCTCCTCCGAAAGAAGACGGAGCGGTTAAGGAGATTTCCTATTACGCAGAAGATGTCCACGAAAAGGATTATCACATGGGAACCGGAAACGGTTACGATATGTTTGGTTTTCACCCGGGTGAATTGGATACACTGGAGACCAAGCGCTTCGATGGCTACATGCATGAGGTCGAAGTTGGTGACGATCCTGCCTCCCTGCATTGGGCTGCTCATGCCTGGGGATATGATTTCCTCGAGTATGGCGTATCTCTGGATGAATTCCGGAAATATTGGGAAAAACAAGGCAAAGATTACATGAAACCCGGTGACGTGATCGGTGTGGCGGGCTTTATCGAAACGCCTATGGATCACTGGGCCACGGAAATGACCCCCAGAGGTGAAATTACATTGGGTACATCGGCTGTTTCCGAAAAAGCCGGAAGCAAAATGCCGACTCGCTTTGTCCTGAAAGACAATTATCCCAATCCGTTCAATCCTGAAACCCGGATTGAATACAGTGTTCCGAAACAGGCAACTGTAACCCTCGAGGTGTACAACACCATCGGGCAGAAAGTACGGACGCTGGTGAACCAAACGGTTCAAGCCGGTAATCATGTGGTTACCTGGAACGGACGGGATGATGCCGGACGAATGGTTTCAAGCGGCGTCTATTTCTACAAATTGCATTCCGGTTCAACTCAGATTACAAAACGCATGACATTTCTCCAGTAA
- a CDS encoding T9SS type A sorting domain-containing protein, with the protein MRIVVILFMLLLSFPLLAQRTIVIDGNFDDWADLPVLVTDPPHDEHDTDWFGDGLSQPRPRKYADVDILEVKFTHDAENLYGYVKARGVIGRTSRSADGQKAGRYYFIITIDVDNNDSTGYALQEGNYWPNSTGYDMNMEVEFYDGAFNTGHYINHEFLSEAALTQGRVDLANHIIRLAPGTYDYYLQWVTFPDTSFVYVEDKGPVVNGGIIEVAVSPDGHEAEMKAPMWGFFWDEKGTPIVKLGNTIDISFSLEGSGELSESAVERGYTGTKSVWGSDTADPIVGYYLNDPTKVADSRPTRPNAFELEQNYPNPFNLKTTLRYSLSRSGWVSLTIFDASGRRIRTLTHGNQSAGSHQVVWDGADSRGRIVSSGLYFAVLQQESFKTTRQLLLLK; encoded by the coding sequence ATGCGCATTGTGGTCATTCTATTTATGCTTCTTTTAAGTTTTCCCTTACTGGCTCAAAGAACGATTGTAATTGACGGAAATTTTGATGATTGGGCGGATTTGCCTGTTCTGGTCACAGACCCGCCCCATGATGAACATGATACGGATTGGTTCGGGGATGGTCTTTCACAGCCCAGGCCGAGAAAATATGCCGATGTGGATATTCTGGAAGTCAAATTTACCCACGATGCGGAGAACCTTTACGGCTATGTAAAAGCACGGGGCGTTATCGGCCGCACATCCCGTTCGGCTGACGGGCAAAAAGCCGGTCGCTATTATTTTATTATTACAATTGATGTGGACAATAATGACTCAACCGGATACGCCCTTCAGGAGGGCAACTACTGGCCCAATTCAACCGGTTACGATATGAACATGGAGGTGGAATTCTACGATGGGGCCTTCAATACGGGGCACTACATCAATCATGAATTCCTGAGCGAAGCTGCATTGACTCAGGGGCGCGTCGATTTGGCCAATCATATTATTCGACTGGCGCCGGGCACGTACGATTATTATTTGCAATGGGTAACCTTCCCGGACACGTCATTTGTTTATGTGGAGGATAAAGGGCCGGTTGTCAACGGCGGGATTATTGAGGTAGCCGTGTCGCCGGATGGCCATGAGGCGGAGATGAAAGCCCCCATGTGGGGGTTTTTCTGGGATGAAAAAGGGACGCCCATCGTGAAATTGGGAAATACGATTGACATTTCATTTTCGCTGGAAGGCAGCGGCGAATTGTCTGAAAGTGCAGTTGAACGCGGGTACACCGGCACCAAATCGGTGTGGGGGTCCGATACGGCCGATCCCATTGTGGGGTACTATCTAAATGATCCGACGAAAGTGGCGGACTCCCGTCCAACGCGCCCGAACGCATTTGAATTGGAACAAAATTACCCGAACCCGTTTAATCTGAAAACGACCCTTCGCTATTCGCTTTCGCGCAGCGGGTGGGTGTCGTTGACTATCTTTGACGCTTCAGGACGCCGCATTCGTACGCTGACTCACGGTAATCAATCAGCCGGATCGCATCAGGTGGTTTGGGATGGCGCGGATTCCCGGGGCCGAATCGTGTCCAGCGGTCTCTATTTTGCCGTTTTACAGCAGGAAAGTTTCAAAACCACACGACAACTTTTGTTGTTGAAATAA
- a CDS encoding M48 family metalloprotease has product MWNRTRTKIAIFLFLLISFAWIVSCAVNPVTGKKELMLMSESQEIQLGKQSDQSVIQTYGLYKDPKLETYIESLGQKLARLSDRPKLAFHFRLLDSPVVNAFAIPGGYVYITRGILAYLNNEAELAGVLGHEIGHIAARHSAKQYSQSQLVQLGFGLAYTFSEEFRKYAGLTNLGVNMLFLKFSRDNERQADQLGVKYSSEAGYNALEMADFFKTLDRMQPSGQQALPDWFTTHPNPKERIQNVRKLARQWQAKLGKKHWIIHRNAYLQRLNGLVFGDDPRQGFVEDGIFYHPAMRFYFPVPAGWKLVNTHAQVQMVSPKKDAVILFTLAKGQTPQQAADAFIKESKGSVLSSDPMRLQGYPAHRVIETIETDTGKLKIMSLFIKKGTHIFVFHSYTQDDLFPGYRKTFQATMFKFNRMTNPRRIQIKPNRIYIRKVARTSSLEQALKAFGVSGKDREKLALLNGMKLTDTVQAGTLLKIVKKGR; this is encoded by the coding sequence ATGTGGAATCGCACAAGAACAAAAATCGCTATATTTCTGTTTTTACTCATTTCGTTTGCCTGGATTGTTTCCTGTGCCGTCAATCCCGTGACCGGTAAAAAAGAGCTCATGTTGATGAGCGAGTCCCAGGAGATTCAACTCGGAAAGCAGAGCGATCAGAGCGTCATTCAAACGTACGGCTTGTACAAGGACCCCAAACTGGAAACGTACATTGAATCACTGGGACAAAAACTGGCCAGGCTTTCGGACCGGCCCAAACTGGCCTTTCATTTTCGCCTGTTGGACTCACCGGTGGTGAATGCCTTTGCCATTCCGGGCGGTTACGTGTACATCACCCGGGGGATTCTGGCCTATTTGAACAATGAAGCCGAGCTGGCCGGTGTACTTGGGCACGAAATCGGCCATATCGCCGCGCGGCATTCGGCCAAACAATACAGCCAATCCCAGCTGGTTCAACTGGGATTTGGGCTGGCTTACACCTTCTCAGAAGAATTTCGAAAATACGCCGGTTTGACCAATTTGGGCGTGAATATGCTGTTTTTAAAATTCAGCCGCGACAACGAACGACAGGCCGATCAGCTCGGTGTTAAATATTCCTCCGAAGCGGGCTACAATGCTCTGGAAATGGCGGATTTTTTCAAGACTCTGGACCGCATGCAGCCTTCCGGCCAGCAAGCGCTCCCCGATTGGTTTACCACACATCCCAATCCAAAAGAACGGATTCAAAATGTGCGAAAACTGGCCCGGCAGTGGCAGGCCAAATTGGGGAAGAAACACTGGATCATTCATCGGAATGCCTATTTACAGCGTCTAAACGGGCTTGTTTTTGGTGATGATCCGCGTCAGGGGTTCGTGGAGGACGGGATTTTTTACCATCCGGCCATGCGCTTCTACTTTCCGGTTCCGGCCGGCTGGAAACTGGTCAACACCCACGCCCAGGTTCAGATGGTCAGTCCCAAAAAAGATGCCGTTATTTTATTCACGCTGGCCAAAGGACAAACGCCCCAGCAAGCCGCGGACGCCTTCATCAAGGAAAGCAAGGGGAGTGTTCTCTCATCAGACCCCATGCGCCTTCAGGGTTATCCTGCCCACCGGGTGATTGAAACCATCGAAACCGATACGGGAAAGTTAAAAATTATGTCACTTTTCATTAAAAAAGGGACGCACATTTTTGTATTCCACAGCTACACTCAGGATGATCTTTTCCCGGGCTACCGGAAAACCTTTCAAGCCACGATGTTCAAATTCAACCGAATGACCAATCCGCGGCGCATTCAAATAAAACCCAATCGCATTTACATCCGAAAAGTGGCCAGGACCTCTTCACTGGAACAGGCGCTGAAGGCCTTTGGTGTTTCGGGAAAGGATAGGGAAAAACTGGCCCTGCTGAACGGCATGAAATTAACGGATACCGTACAGGCCGGGACGCTCTTGAAAATCGTAAAGAAGGGGCGGTAA
- a CDS encoding long-chain fatty acid--CoA ligase: protein MMMNYPLTLTNLMKRGAALFPKKELVSRELDGTVVRLNYGEFYTRTAQLANALREMGIAKNDRVGTLGWNTHRHLELYFAIPCMGATYHTVNIRLSPADIIYIINHAEDEILFFDADLLPLVEAIKDKIHVKKLVIMGNQKKYDTKLPVLNYEELISDQPKNYNWPELDEWDVAGMAYTSGTTGEPKGVQYTHRGLVLHSIVAGLPDIMNISESTVMLHIVPMFHANAWSIPFVTTMLGSKQVFPGPRAMPEDMIRLIENERVTFTAAVPVIFRMLYDYLKANPGHDISSWKHAVCGGSAPPASLVKAFKDDFDVEIYHAYGLTETTPLLTWNVPKSTMKLDEKSYYELKTKQGLLAPLLDMRVEKSDGTEAKWDGKEMGELLVKGPWIAKNYYKDPDETFRRMTNGWFRTGDIVTVDEEGYVKIVDRIKDVIKTGGEWISSVDLENAIMAHPGVQEATVIGLPHPKWDERPLACVVPKPEAKGKLTEQEILDFLTPKFAKWWLPDKIVFIDEIPKTSVGKFDKKVLRKKYENLYQKSDK, encoded by the coding sequence ATCATGATGAATTATCCTTTAACATTAACGAACCTCATGAAACGAGGGGCGGCTTTATTTCCCAAAAAGGAATTGGTTTCACGGGAATTGGATGGAACCGTTGTTCGCCTCAATTACGGGGAATTTTACACACGAACCGCACAACTGGCCAATGCCTTGCGCGAAATGGGCATTGCCAAAAATGATCGGGTGGGTACATTGGGCTGGAACACCCACCGGCATCTGGAACTCTATTTTGCCATACCCTGCATGGGGGCAACTTATCACACGGTGAATATCCGCCTTTCACCCGCGGATATCATTTATATTATTAATCATGCAGAAGATGAAATCCTTTTTTTTGATGCCGATCTGCTGCCCCTGGTGGAAGCCATCAAGGATAAAATCCATGTGAAAAAACTGGTCATTATGGGAAATCAAAAAAAATACGATACGAAACTGCCGGTTTTAAATTATGAAGAGCTGATTTCGGATCAGCCCAAAAATTACAATTGGCCCGAATTGGATGAGTGGGATGTGGCGGGAATGGCTTACACCTCCGGGACAACGGGTGAGCCCAAGGGTGTGCAGTACACCCACCGGGGGCTGGTTTTGCACAGCATTGTGGCCGGTTTGCCGGATATTATGAACATCTCCGAAAGTACGGTTATGCTGCACATTGTTCCCATGTTTCACGCCAACGCCTGGAGCATTCCCTTCGTAACGACGATGTTGGGCTCCAAGCAGGTGTTTCCGGGGCCGCGGGCAATGCCCGAAGACATGATTCGGCTGATTGAAAATGAGCGGGTCACATTTACGGCAGCAGTTCCGGTAATTTTCAGAATGTTGTATGACTACCTGAAGGCGAACCCCGGCCATGACATCAGCTCGTGGAAACACGCGGTTTGCGGCGGATCGGCGCCTCCCGCCAGTTTAGTGAAGGCTTTCAAGGATGATTTTGATGTGGAAATTTATCACGCCTACGGATTGACTGAAACCACCCCATTGCTTACCTGGAATGTTCCCAAGAGTACTATGAAGCTGGATGAAAAGAGCTACTACGAATTGAAAACCAAGCAGGGTCTTCTGGCACCCTTGCTGGACATGCGCGTGGAAAAAAGTGATGGAACCGAAGCAAAATGGGATGGTAAAGAAATGGGAGAACTTCTGGTTAAGGGGCCGTGGATAGCCAAAAACTATTACAAAGATCCCGACGAAACGTTTCGAAGAATGACAAACGGCTGGTTTCGAACAGGCGACATTGTGACGGTCGATGAAGAAGGCTACGTTAAGATCGTGGATCGGATAAAGGATGTGATTAAGACCGGCGGCGAGTGGATTTCTTCGGTCGATCTGGAAAATGCCATTATGGCACATCCCGGCGTGCAGGAGGCGACGGTTATTGGTTTACCGCATCCGAAATGGGACGAGCGCCCGCTGGCCTGCGTGGTTCCCAAGCCCGAAGCAAAAGGCAAATTGACAGAACAGGAAATTCTCGATTTTCTAACGCCAAAATTTGCCAAATGGTGGCTGCCGGATAAGATTGTTTTTATCGATGAAATACCCAAAACAAGCGTGGGCAAATTCGATAAAAAGGTGCTTCGGAAAAAGTACGAGAATCTGTATCAGAAAAGTGATAAATAG
- a CDS encoding acyl-CoA dehydrogenase: MDFELTDEQKMLQDMAYKFAVNEFTPIAKECDREERYPREVWKKACENGLIGAFIPEAYGGAGVGVFENALITEQFSRVDLGVGSIGAATFGAENIILFGTEEQKKKYLPPLVNGEAISAGAYTEPDAGTDVAGIKTTAKKDGSDYVINGSKMFITNGTICNFMIVLAVTNPEAEKRHQRQSLILVEADREGITRTKIHGKMGIRASDTAEIVFDNVRVPQSNLIGQEGRGFYEVMQFFDVTRLMVAAQGVGLAQGALDLALKYVQERKTFGQPIIANQAVQFKLAEMATHIELARTLTYRAAWLADKGTPDPKLNAMAKFYSGQTAVWVANEALQLHGGYGYIDEYDIQRFYRDARILEIYEGVREAELMTIARRLV, translated from the coding sequence ATGGATTTTGAATTGACGGATGAGCAAAAAATGCTTCAGGATATGGCGTATAAATTTGCGGTCAACGAATTCACCCCCATTGCCAAAGAATGTGATCGTGAGGAGAGATATCCGCGCGAGGTGTGGAAAAAGGCCTGTGAGAACGGGCTCATCGGGGCATTTATCCCTGAGGCCTATGGCGGTGCGGGTGTGGGAGTTTTTGAGAATGCCCTGATCACGGAGCAATTTTCTCGGGTTGATCTGGGGGTGGGTTCAATTGGAGCGGCTACATTTGGAGCGGAAAATATCATTCTTTTTGGTACGGAGGAGCAAAAGAAAAAATATCTTCCGCCTCTTGTAAATGGAGAGGCCATATCGGCCGGCGCCTACACCGAGCCGGATGCCGGAACGGATGTGGCGGGTATCAAGACCACGGCAAAAAAGGACGGCAGTGATTATGTGATTAACGGCAGTAAAATGTTTATCACCAACGGGACGATTTGTAATTTTATGATTGTGCTGGCTGTCACCAATCCTGAAGCGGAGAAGCGCCATCAGCGCCAGAGCCTGATTCTGGTGGAAGCGGATCGGGAAGGAATCACGCGGACCAAAATTCACGGTAAAATGGGCATTCGGGCTAGCGATACCGCGGAAATTGTGTTTGACAACGTGCGGGTTCCCCAGTCCAATTTGATCGGCCAGGAGGGACGAGGGTTTTATGAAGTCATGCAGTTTTTCGATGTAACACGCCTTATGGTGGCTGCTCAGGGCGTTGGGTTGGCTCAGGGAGCGCTGGACCTGGCACTGAAATATGTTCAGGAACGAAAAACCTTCGGCCAGCCAATTATTGCCAATCAGGCCGTGCAGTTTAAACTGGCAGAAATGGCCACACACATTGAACTGGCACGAACCCTGACCTACCGGGCCGCCTGGCTGGCGGATAAGGGAACACCGGATCCCAAGTTGAATGCAATGGCCAAATTTTACTCCGGCCAAACGGCCGTCTGGGTGGCCAATGAGGCGCTTCAGCTTCACGGAGGCTACGGGTACATTGACGAATATGACATCCAGCGCTTTTACCGCGATGCCCGGATTCTGGAAATTTACGAGGGCGTCCGGGAAGCCGAACTGATGACCATCGCCCGCCGGCTGGTGTGA
- a CDS encoding hydroxymethylglutaryl-CoA synthase family protein, protein MVGISKYGVYLPVKRLKAEEMDRAAGGPGRGKGEKAVASFDEDSLTLGVNALYEAGVLNETSVDALFFASTTAPYLEKSSAALMAETLPLTSPQFTVDFSGTLRAASNALILGMHHIQANGARMALAAADTRLADVYSADERAVGDGAAALLLDSGTDHVAELTFATSTSQEILDVWRKPGDRFLKMTEPHFRLKFGFNNVITSLFRQFLKTSGVNPGTIHHIAVNAPNAKLLIGLLKQVNLEPAPLTLRLYQEIGHTGASFGLLNFLAELESAKVGETILWLDYGDGANALLFQKTGEAETPQIERAIGQKLYLKSYEDYLRLRNLVVSETPPMEPFTSAVMNFREKRQNYALVAQKCKTCGEVTYPHNRICRKCNAKDNFEYLPISLEGKIFTFTKEYLYPSPEGVAVTASADMDSGVRLFLQVTDSDYDKIEVGQRVRRTFRKLHDAGGFHNYFWKFRVIEG, encoded by the coding sequence ATGGTTGGAATTTCAAAATACGGCGTCTATTTACCTGTGAAGCGTTTGAAGGCCGAAGAAATGGATCGGGCAGCAGGCGGCCCGGGCAGGGGAAAGGGCGAAAAAGCCGTGGCCAGTTTCGATGAAGATTCCCTCACGCTGGGGGTGAATGCCCTTTACGAAGCAGGGGTTCTGAATGAGACGTCGGTGGATGCACTCTTTTTTGCCAGCACAACGGCTCCCTATCTGGAAAAATCCTCGGCGGCTCTGATGGCAGAAACCCTGCCGCTGACTTCGCCCCAATTTACGGTGGATTTTTCAGGGACCCTTCGGGCGGCCAGCAACGCCCTGATTTTGGGCATGCATCACATTCAGGCAAACGGTGCACGAATGGCACTTGCTGCAGCGGATACCCGCCTGGCGGATGTCTATTCAGCCGATGAACGCGCTGTTGGCGACGGCGCGGCGGCCCTGCTTCTGGATTCCGGTACGGATCACGTGGCCGAGCTTACATTTGCAACCTCGACTTCCCAGGAAATCCTGGATGTCTGGCGAAAACCGGGCGATCGCTTCTTAAAGATGACCGAGCCCCACTTTCGTCTCAAGTTCGGATTTAATAATGTGATTACAAGCCTGTTCAGGCAGTTCCTGAAAACGTCCGGAGTGAATCCGGGAACCATTCATCACATTGCTGTGAATGCCCCCAATGCGAAGCTGTTAATAGGATTGCTGAAACAGGTTAATCTCGAACCGGCACCCCTCACCCTGCGGCTGTATCAGGAAATTGGCCACACGGGGGCCTCCTTCGGACTGCTGAATTTTCTGGCAGAATTGGAATCGGCTAAAGTGGGCGAGACCATTCTCTGGCTGGATTACGGGGACGGCGCCAATGCGTTGCTGTTTCAGAAAACGGGGGAGGCTGAGACGCCTCAAATAGAAAGAGCCATCGGGCAAAAACTCTATCTGAAATCGTATGAGGACTATTTGCGTTTAAGGAATTTGGTGGTTTCCGAGACCCCTCCGATGGAACCCTTTACCTCGGCCGTTATGAATTTTCGCGAGAAGCGGCAGAATTATGCGTTGGTAGCCCAGAAATGCAAGACTTGCGGGGAGGTGACCTATCCGCACAACCGCATTTGCCGAAAATGCAATGCAAAAGATAATTTTGAGTACCTGCCCATTAGTCTGGAAGGAAAGATCTTTACTTTTACGAAAGAATACTTGTACCCCTCACCGGAGGGTGTGGCGGTGACCGCCAGCGCCGATATGGACTCCGGTGTGCGTTTGTTTTTGCAGGTCACCGATTCGGATTACGACAAAATTGAGGTGGGACAGCGGGTCCGGCGTACCTTCCGAAAACTGCACGATGCAGGCGGGTTTCACAATTATTTTTGGAAATTTCGGGTAATTGAAGGGTAG
- a CDS encoding acetyl-CoA acetyltransferase, producing MSLKNKVAIIGVGCTKFGENFDLDYKDMLVDSYTEALEDAGIEPKDIDAAWLATAFPDMAHFEGNSGSSLAEPLNLYNRPVTHVTNYCATGMDAVRNAAMAVASGNARFAYIGGVEKMRDVGPRESLIAQVVKTGHPVVGKGATAPGMFAMLETRYMAKYGVDRTPFAEVSVKNHANGSLNPKAHFGRPVTLEAVLKAPMIAYPLSLYECTPVSDGSASVIITTPEIAKSLKKDYILVKAMSLSIDAGYTPQFDKYNEFLGFKATQHAAVMAYQEAGIKNPHDEIDFAEVHDCFTITEVVNYEDLQFCSRGDGWKFIHEGHSSLEGDLPVNPSGGLQSSGHPIGATGVRMVYELVTQLRGKAGKRQVKNARVGLAHNLGGPGSVASVAILARPD from the coding sequence ATGAGCCTAAAAAATAAGGTCGCCATTATTGGCGTGGGATGCACAAAATTTGGCGAGAATTTCGATCTGGATTACAAAGACATGCTGGTGGATTCCTACACAGAGGCCCTGGAGGATGCCGGTATCGAGCCGAAGGACATCGATGCCGCGTGGCTGGCAACGGCCTTCCCCGATATGGCGCATTTCGAAGGCAACAGTGGGAGTTCCCTGGCCGAACCCTTAAATCTTTACAACAGGCCGGTCACCCACGTTACCAATTACTGCGCCACCGGAATGGACGCCGTCCGGAATGCGGCCATGGCCGTGGCCTCTGGTAACGCGCGGTTTGCCTACATCGGCGGCGTGGAAAAAATGCGGGACGTGGGTCCGCGGGAAAGCCTGATTGCCCAGGTGGTAAAGACCGGCCACCCGGTCGTGGGAAAAGGGGCCACGGCTCCGGGCATGTTTGCCATGCTGGAAACCCGCTACATGGCCAAATACGGCGTAGACCGCACCCCCTTTGCGGAGGTGTCGGTAAAAAATCACGCCAACGGCAGCCTGAACCCAAAAGCGCATTTCGGCCGTCCGGTTACCCTTGAAGCCGTTCTGAAGGCTCCGATGATCGCCTATCCCCTGAGCCTTTACGAGTGCACGCCGGTGAGCGACGGCTCGGCCTCGGTCATCATCACGACGCCCGAAATTGCAAAAAGTCTGAAAAAGGATTACATCCTGGTGAAGGCCATGAGCCTCTCCATCGATGCCGGCTACACCCCGCAATTCGACAAATACAATGAGTTTCTTGGGTTTAAAGCCACCCAGCACGCGGCCGTTATGGCGTACCAGGAGGCCGGAATTAAAAATCCCCATGACGAAATCGATTTTGCCGAGGTGCATGACTGCTTCACCATCACGGAAGTCGTGAATTACGAGGATTTGCAGTTCTGTTCCCGCGGCGACGGATGGAAATTTATCCACGAGGGGCACTCCTCACTGGAAGGCGACTTGCCGGTGAATCCCAGCGGCGGACTGCAGTCCAGCGGACACCCCATTGGCGCAACCGGGGTGCGGATGGTTTACGAACTGGTGACCCAGTTGCGGGGAAAGGCGGGCAAGCGCCAGGTGAAAAACGCCCGCGTGGGATTGGCTCACAACCTGGGCGGCCCCGGCTCTGTGGCCAGCGTGGCGATTCTGGCGCGGCCGGATTGA
- a CDS encoding acyl-CoA dehydrogenase yields MDFSLTDEQKALREMARKFAAKEISPIAAEYDEREEFPFQVAEKAFAAGLMNALVPEAYGGGGLSLLDTLVLQEELAYGCAGIASMLFINNIALTPLVLAGTEAQKEKFLRPICEAPKFAAICISEPGSGSDVASISTTARKTGDRYILNGTKIFITAGGVADFYTVLAYTDKSKRHHGMSCFAVPRSTPGITISKKFDKMGQRAANTVEMAFDDVEIPAENLIGQEGEGFKLIMQTFNESRPGVAISAIGIARRAFDEALHYSQTRQQFGRPIFEFQSPQFLLTDMTTKIAAGRWLAYHAAWLFDQGKNNAREAAMAKAFCADAVMEITTNAVQIFGGYGYMREYPVEKLMRDAKVVQIYEGTTQIQNVLIAKSLKK; encoded by the coding sequence ATGGATTTTTCATTAACGGATGAGCAGAAGGCGCTGCGGGAGATGGCCCGGAAATTTGCGGCGAAGGAAATCAGTCCCATTGCGGCGGAATACGACGAAAGGGAGGAGTTCCCTTTTCAGGTGGCGGAAAAGGCCTTTGCGGCCGGTCTGATGAACGCGTTGGTGCCGGAGGCCTACGGAGGCGGCGGATTGTCCCTTCTGGATACGCTGGTTCTTCAGGAGGAACTGGCCTACGGATGCGCCGGAATTGCGTCCATGCTTTTTATCAACAATATTGCCCTGACCCCTCTGGTGCTGGCAGGGACGGAGGCACAAAAGGAAAAATTCCTGCGCCCCATCTGCGAAGCCCCGAAGTTTGCAGCCATCTGCATCAGCGAACCGGGTTCCGGCTCGGATGTGGCCAGCATCTCCACCACAGCCCGAAAGACGGGCGACCGCTACATCCTGAACGGGACTAAAATTTTCATCACGGCCGGGGGAGTGGCCGATTTTTACACCGTTCTGGCCTATACGGACAAGTCGAAACGCCACCACGGCATGAGCTGCTTTGCGGTTCCGCGATCCACACCCGGCATTACCATCAGCAAAAAGTTTGACAAGATGGGCCAGCGCGCCGCCAATACCGTGGAAATGGCATTTGACGATGTGGAAATCCCCGCCGAAAATCTCATCGGGCAAGAGGGCGAGGGTTTCAAACTGATCATGCAAACATTTAACGAAAGCCGCCCCGGCGTGGCAATTTCTGCCATTGGCATTGCCCGGCGCGCCTTTGACGAGGCGCTCCACTACAGCCAGACCCGCCAGCAGTTCGGGCGGCCGATTTTCGAGTTCCAGTCGCCGCAGTTTTTGCTGACGGATATGACCACAAAGATCGCCGCCGGCCGGTGGCTGGCCTACCACGCAGCCTGGCTTTTCGATCAGGGGAAAAACAACGCCCGGGAAGCGGCGATGGCCAAAGCCTTTTGTGCGGATGCCGTCATGGAAATCACCACCAACGCCGTGCAGATTTTTGGCGGTTACGGCTACATGCGTGAATATCCCGTGGAAAAGCTCATGCGCGACGCCAAGGTGGTTCAAATTTACGAAGGCACCACACAGATTCAGAATGTTCTGATTGCAAAAAGTTTGAAAAAATAA
- a CDS encoding SDR family oxidoreductase, with translation MELLKNKTALITGSGRGIGKATALAFAQNGANVVINDLDEDVAVETAAEVEKWGVGTAVCAGDVTAEDFPERFLKTALEKFGGIDILVNNAGFTWDAMIHKMTDEMWDAILNVHLKAPFRILREFGKYLREKSDTEKPMTPRKVVNVTSVAGLGGNIGQSNYASAKSGVVGLTKTLAKEWGRYNVTVNAVAFGAIETRLTMEKEGSETADIHGIKIPIGIPKNVRDMFIKMIPLGRIGRPEEAANSILYLASPLSSYITGHVLECTGGLKL, from the coding sequence ATGGAGCTGCTCAAAAATAAAACGGCATTGATCACCGGCTCCGGCCGGGGAATTGGAAAAGCAACGGCGCTGGCATTTGCTCAGAATGGCGCCAATGTGGTGATTAACGACTTGGATGAAGATGTGGCGGTAGAAACGGCCGCCGAAGTGGAAAAGTGGGGTGTGGGTACGGCTGTTTGTGCCGGCGACGTGACGGCTGAAGATTTTCCGGAACGCTTTCTGAAAACAGCCCTTGAGAAATTTGGCGGGATTGACATCCTTGTGAACAATGCGGGTTTTACCTGGGATGCCATGATCCACAAAATGACCGATGAGATGTGGGATGCCATTCTCAATGTTCATCTGAAGGCGCCGTTCCGGATTTTGCGGGAATTTGGAAAATATCTGCGGGAAAAAAGCGACACCGAAAAGCCGATGACCCCCCGAAAGGTGGTGAATGTAACGTCCGTAGCCGGATTGGGCGGAAACATCGGGCAGTCCAATTATGCCTCGGCCAAGTCCGGCGTGGTGGGACTCACCAAAACCCTGGCCAAAGAATGGGGGCGCTACAACGTCACTGTGAATGCGGTGGCGTTCGGTGCCATCGAAACCCGTTTAACCATGGAAAAAGAGGGCAGCGAAACGGCCGACATCCATGGCATCAAAATCCCCATTGGCATTCCCAAAAATGTACGCGATATGTTTATCAAGATGATTCCCCTCGGCCGCATCGGCCGTCCGGAAGAGGCTGCCAATTCCATTTTGTACCTGGCCTCGCCGTTGTCCAGTTACATTACGGGACATGTTCTGGAGTGTACCGGGGGGTTGAAACTTTAA